In Caballeronia sp. SBC1, the DNA window AACACAGACGGTCGGTTTCATCGGACTCGGCGCGATGGGGGAAGCCATGGCGCTGAACCTCGCGAAAGCCGGCACGCCGCTGGTGATCTGGAACCGCACGCCGGCGAAAACCACAACGCTCGTTGCAGCCGGCGCACAACCCGCAGAAGATGCAGCCGAGGTGTTCGCGCGTACGCCGACCGTCATCCTGATGCTGGTCGACGGAGCGGCCATTGACACGGTCCTTGACCGCAGCGGCCCCACCTTCGTGTCCCGCGTACACGACCGCACTATCGTCCACATGGGCACGACCTCCCCGGCCTACTCGCGTGGCCTGGAAGCCGAGATCCGTTCGGCCGGCGGGCGTTACGTCGAGGCGCCCGTCTCGGGATCGCGCAAACCCGCCGAAGCGGGTCAGCTCGTCGCCATGCTCGCGGGCGACGCGGATGCCGTGGAAGCCCTCCGCCCGTTGCTCGCCCCGATGTGCCGCGAAACCATGGTGTGCGGACCTGTGCCGAACGCCCTTCTGATGAAGCTATCGGTCAACCTGTTCCTGATCGCGCTCGTCACGGGGCTGGCCGAAGCCGTGCATTTCGCCCAGCGCAACGGCCTCAATCTCAGCCGGTTCCTGGCCGTGCTGAATGCCGGGCCCATGGCGAGCGATGTATCACGCGTGAAGGCGCCCAAACTCATCGACCAGGATTTTGCAGTGCAAGCCGCGATCTCCAACGTGCTGGAAAACAACCGCCTGATTGCCGAGGCGGCGCGTGAGAATGGTATCGCCTCTCCGCTGCTGGACGTCTGCCACGCGCTCTATGGCGAAGCCCTTGGACTTGGCCTGGGAGAAGCCGACATGGTTGCCGTAATCAAGGCAATCGAAGCGCGCAGCGGCCTGCAACAATGATTGGTTTCTTCCTGCTCAGCCTGCCGGTCTTCGGCGTGATCGGGGCGGGATGGGCAGCAACGCGAGCGCATCTCCTGGCCTCCGGCGCGCTGGATGCGCTCAACGTCTTCTCGTTTCGTTTTGCGCTTCCAGCACTGGTTTTGCGGCTCATCGCGGGGCAGCCGTTGCGTCAATCGTTCAATCCCAGCTTCTATGCGGGCTACCTTGCTTCGGGCGTGATTGTCTTCATGCTGGTTCTGGGCGCTTCGCGTCTGGCCGCCGCGTGCACCGTCGCGGCGGCCGGCGCGCACGCAACGACGGCGACGGTGAGCAATCTGGGTTTCCTCGGGCCGCCCTTGATGCTCGCCTTCTTCGGCGAGCGTGGAGCCGGCGCGTTGGCAATGGCGATCCTGGCGGAGATCATGGTGCTTCTTTCCATCGGCGGCGTGCTCATGGGCGCAAATGGCGACGCCAGGCGCGGCATCGGTTCCCAGATCCTGCGAGGCACCGCGTTCAATCCGGTTGTCGCGGCGATCGTGTTGGGCGCAATGCTGGCGGGCACGGGACTCGCGCTGCCTGAGCCGGTTGCACGCTTTCTTATGTTCCTCGGCGGCGCGGCTGGCCCAACAGCGCTCTTTGCGCTGGGCGGCGCCCTCGCTTTGCAGCGGCTTGACCGCGGCACCGTTGTCGCTGCATGCCTGATTAGTCTCGTGAAACTTGTCGTGTATCCGCTGCTCACTTGGTTTGTTCTCAGACACCTGATGAAGCTCGATCCGTTCTGGGTGCAGGCCGGCACTCTGATTGCGTGCTTGCCGTCAGCCGGCAATATCTATGTGCTTGCGCAGCGCTATGACGCCGATCCGCAGCGGGTGTCGGCGACCATTCTCCTGTCCACGATCACCAGCGTGGTGACCTTTCCCTGCGCCGCCTGGCTCGTGCTTCGCTAAGGCTCGCGTGAGCATGAAGAGTGAATCGATGAACAACGGTATATTCAAGCTATCGACAAACTCTCCCAAGAGAGAAATAAAAATGAGCGAGTTCCAGCCTACCCAGGTCACGATACATGCCGTGGACGGCTACGCGCTGAAAGGCCACATATGGCGCCATCACAGCGCACCCGATGCACCCGACGCTGGCGAACCCAGGCCCGTGGTCATCATCAACCCGGCCACATCGGTCCGATGCAGCTATTACTCGCGCTTCGCCGCTTTCCTGCATGCGCACGGATTCGATGTCATCACCTATGATTATCGCGGCATCGGCGGGTCTCGCCCCGCGTCACTTCGCAGCTTGCACGCAGGATGGCTGGACTGGGGACGCCTCGATTTCGAAGCGGTATTGCGGCTGGCATCCAGCACGTTTCCTCGTCAGCCTGTGCAGGTGGTCGCCCATAGCATCGGCGGCGTTTTAGTCGGACTGGCCCCATCGAATCATCTGATCGAACGCGTTTTCACCATGGGCGCGCAATTCGCCCACTGGCGCGACTATGCCAGTCACAAGCGATTCGTCATGCTAATCAAATGGCATGCGATCATGCCGGCACTCACGACGGCACTCGGCTATTTCCCCGGTGGCATGCTCGGCTGGATGGAAGACACGCCGCGCGGAGTGGTGCGCGACTGGACCGCGCCGCAACCGAGGTTCGAGGATGCGTTCCGGCGCGGTCCGCACGCCTTGACGGAAGCCGAGCGCGGGACGCTGGTCAAGGGTTTCGCCGCATTGCATGGGCCAATGCTCGCACTCAGCGTAACCGATGACGAATTTGGCACGGCGTCCGCCATCGAACGTCTGCTTGCTTACTTCAGGAATAGCCCTGTCACCCATCTGCGTATTCCGCCGGAATCAATGGGGTATCGCGAGAT includes these proteins:
- a CDS encoding AEC family transporter yields the protein MIGFFLLSLPVFGVIGAGWAATRAHLLASGALDALNVFSFRFALPALVLRLIAGQPLRQSFNPSFYAGYLASGVIVFMLVLGASRLAAACTVAAAGAHATTATVSNLGFLGPPLMLAFFGERGAGALAMAILAEIMVLLSIGGVLMGANGDARRGIGSQILRGTAFNPVVAAIVLGAMLAGTGLALPEPVARFLMFLGGAAGPTALFALGGALALQRLDRGTVVAACLISLVKLVVYPLLTWFVLRHLMKLDPFWVQAGTLIACLPSAGNIYVLAQRYDADPQRVSATILLSTITSVVTFPCAAWLVLR
- a CDS encoding NAD(P)-dependent oxidoreductase is translated as MNNAMTTQTVGFIGLGAMGEAMALNLAKAGTPLVIWNRTPAKTTTLVAAGAQPAEDAAEVFARTPTVILMLVDGAAIDTVLDRSGPTFVSRVHDRTIVHMGTTSPAYSRGLEAEIRSAGGRYVEAPVSGSRKPAEAGQLVAMLAGDADAVEALRPLLAPMCRETMVCGPVPNALLMKLSVNLFLIALVTGLAEAVHFAQRNGLNLSRFLAVLNAGPMASDVSRVKAPKLIDQDFAVQAAISNVLENNRLIAEAARENGIASPLLDVCHALYGEALGLGLGEADMVAVIKAIEARSGLQQ
- a CDS encoding alpha/beta fold hydrolase, with protein sequence MSEFQPTQVTIHAVDGYALKGHIWRHHSAPDAPDAGEPRPVVIINPATSVRCSYYSRFAAFLHAHGFDVITYDYRGIGGSRPASLRSLHAGWLDWGRLDFEAVLRLASSTFPRQPVQVVAHSIGGVLVGLAPSNHLIERVFTMGAQFAHWRDYASHKRFVMLIKWHAIMPALTTALGYFPGGMLGWMEDTPRGVVRDWTAPQPRFEDAFRRGPHALTEAERGTLVKGFAALHGPMLALSVTDDEFGTASAIERLLAYFRNSPVTHLRIPPESMGYREIGHFAFFHSRFETSLWQIPLEWLKARSVRADLAEFVVKTDAR